The genomic interval CTCGGAAGCGGTCAGCGCCGGCGCCACAAATCGCCACGCTTCAAACAGGAAGTAGGGCAATCCAGCGAAGAAGGCGAGCGACAGCGCCAATTTCAGATCCTGAACGACGACCTCGTCCAGGCTCGTGACGATGAGGGCGAGGTGAAGCTCGTGTACAGGCCGCATGGCGTAGCGGACAAGGACAGGCAGCCACGCCACGGTCGCCGCGAAAAGCGCCGCATAGACGAGCGCCGACCGGATGAGATGACCCCTCAACGCGCGGAGGTGTCCGTCCCATCCGCTCATGGGCGAGTGGCACGCTCCGCCGTCGCCTCGGGCGTGGGCACGGTCCCCTCGGACGCCGCGCCGCTCGAGTCCCGCGTTGGTTCCTCCGACGCCGTCGCCTTCGCGGGTGCGGAGGCTTCGGCCTCACGGTCGCCGAGCGCTGTGCGGAATTCGCGCAAGAAGTGGCCGACGGAGCGGCCGAGTTCGGGAAGCTTCTTGGGCCCGAATACAAACAGGGCGGCGACGGCGATGAGCAATACCCCTGACCAGCCGATGTTGCTGAACAACGCACATCCTCCTCCCGCGTCATGCGTTTTGGGCGAGGCTAGGCGCGCTGTGCGAGGAACCGGGTGTCGAAACCGAGCCTCGTCTCTCTATGTCTTTCATACGAGAGCAACCTCAACTTCGGTTTTGATGTATTGGTCGTTGACGACAAGGCACGTGTGCGTCGCGCCGTTCCAAGCCGAATTTGAACGACGACGCCTATGCTTCCTCCGCAGACAAGCCGGCTCTAGCCGCGAGAGGTGGGTCGCGTTGACGTGTTGGGCGGATGAGTTGGAAAGGTTGCGGGCACAAGGATGGATTCGAGGGGTGGCCATCGACTCGCGCGAGGTGCGACCGGGGGACGTGTATGTGGCCATTCGCGGCCAACGCGCAGATGGTCACGCGTTCATTGGCGAGGCCGTGTCGCGTGGAGCCGTCTGCGTCGTGGGCGAGGAAGACGCCTCGTTGGTCGACGTGCCGCCGGACGTTCCGTATGTGCGAGTAACTTCCGCTCGAAGGGCGGCCAGTGCGCTGTCGAACAGGGTGTACGGTTTTCCGTCGCGCCATCTCACAGTGGTCGGCGTCACGGGGACAAACGGAAAAACCACGTCCGTGCACTGGCTGACGCACGTGTTGCGATTCGCGG from Alicyclobacillus acidocaldarius subsp. acidocaldarius DSM 446 carries:
- a CDS encoding Sec-independent protein translocase subunit TatA/TatB gives rise to the protein MFSNIGWSGVLLIAVAALFVFGPKKLPELGRSVGHFLREFRTALGDREAEASAPAKATASEEPTRDSSGAASEGTVPTPEATAERATRP